In Crassostrea angulata isolate pt1a10 chromosome 6, ASM2561291v2, whole genome shotgun sequence, a genomic segment contains:
- the LOC128186788 gene encoding zinc finger SWIM domain-containing protein 7-like, translating into MNPAGRKVSEVAEQLLTEVNSVYSKTGKLSDELLSVLNFVFQAPLLPALDIIDNRNVTTISCPSGRKVYQVIGTSGTPYICLPSGSYCSCPAYRYSVLLKDDHLMCKHVLAIKLAEAMDLSKSQQVTDLEMTNLIKNLE; encoded by the exons ATGAATCCAGCAGGTAGAAAGGTGTCTGAAGTTGCTGAGCAGCTCCTAACAGAAGTCAATTCAGTCTACAGCAAAACAGGAAAGT TGAGTGATGAACTGTTGTCTGT gttgaattttgttttccaaGCACCTTTACTTCCAGCCCTAGATATTATAGACAACAGAAATGTGACAACCATCTCTTGTCCAAGTGGACGGAAAGTTTATCAG GTGATCGGGACATCGGGGACCCCATACATATGTCTACCATCAGGCTCCTACTGCTCCTGTCCAGCTTACAGATACTCAG TTTTGTTGAAAGACGACCACTTGATG TGTAAACATGTGCTTGCCATAAAACTCGCAGAAGCCATGGATTTGTCCAAGTCTCAACAAGTGACAGATCTCGAGATGACCAATCTCATTAAGAACCTGGAATAA
- the LOC128186787 gene encoding cytospin-A-like isoform X1 produces MMDGQCRQVVIYNCQHFVSVGSTQDDSSSQGYVFYHEKMKRQERTSTPVKAVTAFHMKESKSENSGLGSHHKGALVPKPAASPLGKTYLSKSHENLSSHQKKKLATLIDHRPKSSLGITKGGSSNKENLVVKDKDGVFLKPKPVKSGGMSVIRKASSTQQLDKTGSSTPRSASAKSSAMKRAHSSHNVSKDKSSRKRTSAPADVMAYNAELLANFEKDKKEKESRISELIQVAENRKAEIEKYRYETKRLKEQIPTHDIKDELEFLRKENTLLREQLQELGYPVEQITDSEKLSIIQEKNARKNMDSSDCSIPKSKSCDSLDTDDARGVRSISCKGEPTDRPASTAASEPILSLADHEFSLESSQWEKGSNKSSDALSEISVACLTERILQMEETHYSTNEELQATLQELGDLQQSVNELNTENEKLLDQKYVLLESLCTQTEKLEHCRTQIEQLKCLLISGNFPERSEREQQLMELLKGAQDEREEFLCKQTELVNTLNARENECRELAELYDTTRDKLQLLEDKLHSLKCEKENCEGTIFDQKKVIDNEKIEMDHLKTLLENEKSKVQELEQYCKVADSHSELEELLRNTRQEKDKLEIKLADMKESLQHAQCELGRVKETLNIKEDELKVSKNNAKAEVQDLQYQLEKLKKGKTDSTSELSNLREHIEQLKRDCNKHLEEKNEFVTQLSEAQEKTLFLQQENATLESEVTELRSRHSQESEEWKQFQKDLQVAVLVANNFRAETQEDMEKVQQENTNYREKCRILTDENKKLMEEVDRLKLQRSTEGTPKSILSSAELKGKMFNSVGRELSHLRDKRSDPKSQSQSVKSLIRSIEEQVKSGCSSIHSSTCNSRRNSDCSMDEAVPGIPCLHNIVKSPSSPISENPSVFSSVASPDVALRSVLKKQAEKPSPLRHSVGSLTFDPPRSPLDSSPKSAPPVVKNDSSPSLSSILSRTPQRRSSGVSLEPERKDSGTKDPLAALAKQMGGSKRNALLKWCQQKTVKYSNVDITNFSSSWNDGLAFCALLHSYVPEKIPFTELDTEDKRRNFTLAFEAAENVGISSSILNIGDMVAMERPDWQAVMAYVTSIYKHFEHDAKSPERS; encoded by the exons ATGATGGACGGTCAGTGTCGTCAGGTTGTGATTTATAACTGTCAACATTTTGTGTCTGTAGGGAGTACCCAGGATGACAGCAGCAGCCAGGGATACGTGTTCTACCATGAGAAGATGAAGAGACAGGAGCGGACTTCCACCCCGGTCAAGGCCGTCACAGCCTTCCACATGAAGGAGTCCAAGTCGGAAAACTCGGGACTCGGTTCCCACCACAAGGGGGCACTGGTGCCAAAGCCAGCGGCCTCACCCCTTGGGAAGACGTATCTGAGCAAGAGTCATGAAAATCTCTCTAGTCACCAGAAAAAAAAGCTAGCTACACTCATTGATCACCGTCCAAAGTCGAGTCTAGGAATCACGAAAGGAGGGTCGAGTAATAAAGAGAACTTGGTTGTGAAGGACAAGGATGGGGTGTTTCTGAAACCAAAGCCAGTGAAATCTGGGGGTATGTCAGTCATTCGCAAAGCTTCCAGTACGCAACAGTTGGACAAGACCGGTTCTAGTACACCAAGGAGTGCGAGTGCTAAAAGTTCCGCAATGAAACGTGCACATAGTTCTCACAATGTGAGCAAGGACAAGTCGTCTAGAAAAAGGACTTCTGCTCCAGCAGATGTAATGGCTTACAATGCTGAGCTTTTggcaaattttgaaaaagacaagAAAGAAAAGGAATCTCGCATATCCGAACTTATACAAGTTGCTGAAAATAGGAAAGCAGAAATAGAGAAATATCGCTATGAGACCAAACGTCTAAAGGAACAGATACCAACACATGATATCAAGGATGAACTGGAATTCCTAAGGAAAGAAAATACTCTACTTAGAGAACAGTTACAGGAATTAGGATATCCTGTGGAACAAATTACTGACTCTGAAAAGTTATCCATTATCCAAGAGAAGAATGCAAGGAAAAACATGGACTCAAGTGATTGTAGTATACCCAAGAGTAAAAGCTGTGATAGCTTGGACACAGATGATGCCCGGGGGGTTCGGTCCATCAGTTGTAAGGGCGAGCCCACAGACAGGCCCGCATCTACAGCGGCCTCCGAGCCTATTCTGTCTCTGGCAGACCATGAATTCTCTTTGGAGAGTAGTCAGTGGGAGAAGGGAAGCAACAAAAGTAGCGATGCTTTAAGTGAGATTTCGGTGGCGTGTCTGACCGAACGCATATTGCAGATGGAGGAGACCCATTACAGCACAAATGAGGAACTTCAGGCAACATTACAGGAGCTTGGTGACCTCCAGCAAAGTGTGAATGAACTGAACACAGAGAATGAGAAGCTTTTGGACCAAAAGTATGTGTTGCTGGAATCGTTGTGTACTCAAACGGAAAAGCTGGAACACTGTAGGACGCAGATCGAACAGTTAAAATGCCTGTTGATCAGTGGGAACTTTCCAGAACGCTCGGAAAGGGAGCAGCAGTTGATGGAGCTGTTGAAAGGTGCTCAGGATGAAAGAGAAGAATTTTTGTGTAAGCAGACAGAGCTAGTGAACACACTAAATGCCAGGGAGAATGAGTGCAGGGAACTGGCAGAGTTGTATGATACCACCAGGGATAAACTGCAACTGCTGGAAGACAAGCTACATTCTCTGAAGTGTGAAAAAGAAAACTGTGAGGGGACCATATTTGATCAGAAAAAAGTCATTGacaatgaaaaaattgaaatggatcACTTGAAAACCctgttagaaaatgaaaaatccaAAGTTCAGGAATTGGAGCAGTATTGCAAAGTGGCGGATAGCCATTCAGAATTGGAGGAACTCCTTCGCAACACAAGGCAAGAGAAAGACAAACTGGAGATAAAGCTCGCCGACATGAAAGAGAGTCTGCAACATGCTCAGTGCGAACTTGGAAGAGTAAAAGAAACCCTGAACATCAAGGAAGACGAACTGAAGGTCAGCAAGAACAACGCCAAGGCTGAAGTGCAGGACCTACAGTACCAGCTAGAGAAACTCAAGAAGGGCAAGACGGACAGCACCTCAGAACTCAGCAACCTGCGGGAGCACATTGAGCAGCTTAAGCGTGATTGCAACAAGCACCTGGAGGAAAAGAACGAGTTTGTGACACAGCTGAGCGAAGCTCAGGAGAAGACACTGTTCCTTCAGCAGGAGAACGCAACCTTGGAGTCAGAGGTCACGGAACTGAGGAGTAGACACAGCCAGGAGTCTGAGGAGTGGAAACAGTTCCAAAAGGACCTACAG GTGGCTGTTCTGGTGGCAAATAACTTCAGAGCCGAAACACAGGAGGACATGGAAAAGGTTCAGCAAGAAAACACCAACTACAGAGAAAAATGTCGCATCCTCACTGATGAGaacaaaaaattgatggaagAAGTGGACAGACTCAAACTCCAGAGAAGTACAGAGGGAACCCCAAAATCCATCCTATCCTCCGCTGAACTCAAGGGCAAGATGTTCAATTCTGTTGGAAGGGAACTATCCCATTTAAGAGACAAACGTTCTGACCCCAAATCACAAAGCCAGTCTGTGAAATCCCTTATACGCTCCATAGAGGAACAAGTCAAGAGCGGCTGTTCATCTATTCATTCCAGTACCTGTAATTCCAGGAGAAACTCGGACTGTTCCATGGATGAAGCAGTGCCGGGAATACCCTGTCTCCATAACATTGTGAAATCCCCTAGTTCTCCCATCTCCGAAAATCCATCCGTTTTCTCTTCTGTGGCGTCTCCGGACGTGGCTTTGAGGTCAGTCCTGAAGAAACAGGCAGAAAAGCCTTCGCCCTTACGGCACTCTGTGGGgtccttgacctttgacccacCCAGATCACCATTGGATTCATCGCCCAAGTCGGCCCCTCCAGTGGTGAAAAACGATTCATCTCCTTCACTTTCCTCCATCTTGTCCAGGACTCCACAGAGAAGAAGCAGTGGTGTAAG TCTTGAACCTGAAAGGAAAGATTCTGGAACGAAGGATCCTTTGGCTGCCTTGGCGAAACAAATGGGTGGATCCAAACGTAATGCTCTGTTAAAGTGGTGTCAACAGAAAACTGTCAAATACAGC AATGTTGACATCACCAACTTCAGTAGCAGCTGGAATGATGGGCTGGCATTCTGTGCATTGCTACACAGCTACGTGCCAGAGAAGATTCCATTCACTGAACTGGATACAGAGGACAAG AGAAGGAACTTCACCCTAGCTTTTGAGGCTGCTGAGAATGTTGGCATCTCCTCATCCATACTG AATATAGGAGATATGGTTGCCATGGAGCGTCCCGACTGGCAAGCTGTGATGGCATATGTGACGTccatttacaaacattttgagCACGATGCAAAATCCCCAGAGCGCTCATAG
- the LOC128186787 gene encoding cytospin-A-like isoform X2: MKRQERTSTPVKAVTAFHMKESKSENSGLGSHHKGALVPKPAASPLGKTYLSKSHENLSSHQKKKLATLIDHRPKSSLGITKGGSSNKENLVVKDKDGVFLKPKPVKSGGMSVIRKASSTQQLDKTGSSTPRSASAKSSAMKRAHSSHNVSKDKSSRKRTSAPADVMAYNAELLANFEKDKKEKESRISELIQVAENRKAEIEKYRYETKRLKEQIPTHDIKDELEFLRKENTLLREQLQELGYPVEQITDSEKLSIIQEKNARKNMDSSDCSIPKSKSCDSLDTDDARGVRSISCKGEPTDRPASTAASEPILSLADHEFSLESSQWEKGSNKSSDALSEISVACLTERILQMEETHYSTNEELQATLQELGDLQQSVNELNTENEKLLDQKYVLLESLCTQTEKLEHCRTQIEQLKCLLISGNFPERSEREQQLMELLKGAQDEREEFLCKQTELVNTLNARENECRELAELYDTTRDKLQLLEDKLHSLKCEKENCEGTIFDQKKVIDNEKIEMDHLKTLLENEKSKVQELEQYCKVADSHSELEELLRNTRQEKDKLEIKLADMKESLQHAQCELGRVKETLNIKEDELKVSKNNAKAEVQDLQYQLEKLKKGKTDSTSELSNLREHIEQLKRDCNKHLEEKNEFVTQLSEAQEKTLFLQQENATLESEVTELRSRHSQESEEWKQFQKDLQVAVLVANNFRAETQEDMEKVQQENTNYREKCRILTDENKKLMEEVDRLKLQRSTEGTPKSILSSAELKGKMFNSVGRELSHLRDKRSDPKSQSQSVKSLIRSIEEQVKSGCSSIHSSTCNSRRNSDCSMDEAVPGIPCLHNIVKSPSSPISENPSVFSSVASPDVALRSVLKKQAEKPSPLRHSVGSLTFDPPRSPLDSSPKSAPPVVKNDSSPSLSSILSRTPQRRSSGVSLEPERKDSGTKDPLAALAKQMGGSKRNALLKWCQQKTVKYSNVDITNFSSSWNDGLAFCALLHSYVPEKIPFTELDTEDKRRNFTLAFEAAENVGISSSILNIGDMVAMERPDWQAVMAYVTSIYKHFEHDAKSPERS; the protein is encoded by the exons ATGAAGAGACAGGAGCGGACTTCCACCCCGGTCAAGGCCGTCACAGCCTTCCACATGAAGGAGTCCAAGTCGGAAAACTCGGGACTCGGTTCCCACCACAAGGGGGCACTGGTGCCAAAGCCAGCGGCCTCACCCCTTGGGAAGACGTATCTGAGCAAGAGTCATGAAAATCTCTCTAGTCACCAGAAAAAAAAGCTAGCTACACTCATTGATCACCGTCCAAAGTCGAGTCTAGGAATCACGAAAGGAGGGTCGAGTAATAAAGAGAACTTGGTTGTGAAGGACAAGGATGGGGTGTTTCTGAAACCAAAGCCAGTGAAATCTGGGGGTATGTCAGTCATTCGCAAAGCTTCCAGTACGCAACAGTTGGACAAGACCGGTTCTAGTACACCAAGGAGTGCGAGTGCTAAAAGTTCCGCAATGAAACGTGCACATAGTTCTCACAATGTGAGCAAGGACAAGTCGTCTAGAAAAAGGACTTCTGCTCCAGCAGATGTAATGGCTTACAATGCTGAGCTTTTggcaaattttgaaaaagacaagAAAGAAAAGGAATCTCGCATATCCGAACTTATACAAGTTGCTGAAAATAGGAAAGCAGAAATAGAGAAATATCGCTATGAGACCAAACGTCTAAAGGAACAGATACCAACACATGATATCAAGGATGAACTGGAATTCCTAAGGAAAGAAAATACTCTACTTAGAGAACAGTTACAGGAATTAGGATATCCTGTGGAACAAATTACTGACTCTGAAAAGTTATCCATTATCCAAGAGAAGAATGCAAGGAAAAACATGGACTCAAGTGATTGTAGTATACCCAAGAGTAAAAGCTGTGATAGCTTGGACACAGATGATGCCCGGGGGGTTCGGTCCATCAGTTGTAAGGGCGAGCCCACAGACAGGCCCGCATCTACAGCGGCCTCCGAGCCTATTCTGTCTCTGGCAGACCATGAATTCTCTTTGGAGAGTAGTCAGTGGGAGAAGGGAAGCAACAAAAGTAGCGATGCTTTAAGTGAGATTTCGGTGGCGTGTCTGACCGAACGCATATTGCAGATGGAGGAGACCCATTACAGCACAAATGAGGAACTTCAGGCAACATTACAGGAGCTTGGTGACCTCCAGCAAAGTGTGAATGAACTGAACACAGAGAATGAGAAGCTTTTGGACCAAAAGTATGTGTTGCTGGAATCGTTGTGTACTCAAACGGAAAAGCTGGAACACTGTAGGACGCAGATCGAACAGTTAAAATGCCTGTTGATCAGTGGGAACTTTCCAGAACGCTCGGAAAGGGAGCAGCAGTTGATGGAGCTGTTGAAAGGTGCTCAGGATGAAAGAGAAGAATTTTTGTGTAAGCAGACAGAGCTAGTGAACACACTAAATGCCAGGGAGAATGAGTGCAGGGAACTGGCAGAGTTGTATGATACCACCAGGGATAAACTGCAACTGCTGGAAGACAAGCTACATTCTCTGAAGTGTGAAAAAGAAAACTGTGAGGGGACCATATTTGATCAGAAAAAAGTCATTGacaatgaaaaaattgaaatggatcACTTGAAAACCctgttagaaaatgaaaaatccaAAGTTCAGGAATTGGAGCAGTATTGCAAAGTGGCGGATAGCCATTCAGAATTGGAGGAACTCCTTCGCAACACAAGGCAAGAGAAAGACAAACTGGAGATAAAGCTCGCCGACATGAAAGAGAGTCTGCAACATGCTCAGTGCGAACTTGGAAGAGTAAAAGAAACCCTGAACATCAAGGAAGACGAACTGAAGGTCAGCAAGAACAACGCCAAGGCTGAAGTGCAGGACCTACAGTACCAGCTAGAGAAACTCAAGAAGGGCAAGACGGACAGCACCTCAGAACTCAGCAACCTGCGGGAGCACATTGAGCAGCTTAAGCGTGATTGCAACAAGCACCTGGAGGAAAAGAACGAGTTTGTGACACAGCTGAGCGAAGCTCAGGAGAAGACACTGTTCCTTCAGCAGGAGAACGCAACCTTGGAGTCAGAGGTCACGGAACTGAGGAGTAGACACAGCCAGGAGTCTGAGGAGTGGAAACAGTTCCAAAAGGACCTACAG GTGGCTGTTCTGGTGGCAAATAACTTCAGAGCCGAAACACAGGAGGACATGGAAAAGGTTCAGCAAGAAAACACCAACTACAGAGAAAAATGTCGCATCCTCACTGATGAGaacaaaaaattgatggaagAAGTGGACAGACTCAAACTCCAGAGAAGTACAGAGGGAACCCCAAAATCCATCCTATCCTCCGCTGAACTCAAGGGCAAGATGTTCAATTCTGTTGGAAGGGAACTATCCCATTTAAGAGACAAACGTTCTGACCCCAAATCACAAAGCCAGTCTGTGAAATCCCTTATACGCTCCATAGAGGAACAAGTCAAGAGCGGCTGTTCATCTATTCATTCCAGTACCTGTAATTCCAGGAGAAACTCGGACTGTTCCATGGATGAAGCAGTGCCGGGAATACCCTGTCTCCATAACATTGTGAAATCCCCTAGTTCTCCCATCTCCGAAAATCCATCCGTTTTCTCTTCTGTGGCGTCTCCGGACGTGGCTTTGAGGTCAGTCCTGAAGAAACAGGCAGAAAAGCCTTCGCCCTTACGGCACTCTGTGGGgtccttgacctttgacccacCCAGATCACCATTGGATTCATCGCCCAAGTCGGCCCCTCCAGTGGTGAAAAACGATTCATCTCCTTCACTTTCCTCCATCTTGTCCAGGACTCCACAGAGAAGAAGCAGTGGTGTAAG TCTTGAACCTGAAAGGAAAGATTCTGGAACGAAGGATCCTTTGGCTGCCTTGGCGAAACAAATGGGTGGATCCAAACGTAATGCTCTGTTAAAGTGGTGTCAACAGAAAACTGTCAAATACAGC AATGTTGACATCACCAACTTCAGTAGCAGCTGGAATGATGGGCTGGCATTCTGTGCATTGCTACACAGCTACGTGCCAGAGAAGATTCCATTCACTGAACTGGATACAGAGGACAAG AGAAGGAACTTCACCCTAGCTTTTGAGGCTGCTGAGAATGTTGGCATCTCCTCATCCATACTG AATATAGGAGATATGGTTGCCATGGAGCGTCCCGACTGGCAAGCTGTGATGGCATATGTGACGTccatttacaaacattttgagCACGATGCAAAATCCCCAGAGCGCTCATAG
- the LOC128186790 gene encoding nonsense-mediated mRNA decay factor SMG9-like, producing MSDQDRGDRGRRRPRRRGGGPNTGNRKIDRETYEAEYQSSKPTIILAKPAALDSGGGVLSTSPSSTSSAKPDKPVVMAIRSRDESFSSGSPSVSTGEPTPSQVSSSSHRTPVGLVQTDGSNRLSAPPEMNQGVKIVDESHQWSDAGMEVLLDQTDFFVVGVLGLQGSGKSTILSLLAGNNPSDNIRQYIFPPQSKESKELSEHQTTGINMYVTGERTIFLDTQPIMSPSVLDKIIRQEKKIPPEYSTAENCVEMQSLHQAAFLMSVCHIILVVQDWFTDINLIRFLQTAEMLKPSTPSSSHDSSSGSEETNDYYPRVVFVQNKCTRDHFSRETHKAMLSTFSKMLDTSKLKLKGEVSMARGNLVSGLPKHHQSDVNLYLFPNMENKKDSQDTILTLLPEYRGYPSVTTLVNGLRKQVYSMPKDTLTHTTLSEKNWFHYAARTWEAVKKSQLMAEYNRLLH from the exons ATGTCTGACCAAGACAGAGGAGATCGCGGGAGAAGAAGACCCAGAAGGAGGGGAGGTGGACCAAACACTGGCAACAGAAAG ATTGACAGGGAGACCTATGAGGCAGAATACCAATCCTCCAAGCCAACAATTATATTGGCCAAGCCTGCAGCACTAGACTCG ggAGGAGGTGTCCTCAGTACAAGCCCCTCTTCAACTTCCTCCGCAAAACCCGACAAACCTGTTGTCATGGCAATCAGATCCAGGGATGAATCCTTCTCTTCAGGCTCTCCCAGTGTTTCAACAGGGGAGCCAACTCCATCACAAGTTTCCTCATCCTCGCACAGAACTCCTGTCGGCCTTGTACAGACAGATg GCTCCAACCGCCTATCTGCTCCCCCAGAAATGAACCAAGGTGTTAAGATCGTGGATGAATCTCATCAGTGGAGCGATGCAGGGATGGAA GTGTTACTGGACCAGACCGATTTCTTTGTGGTCGGTGTTCTCGGACTACAGGGATCTGGAAAGTCAACTATTTTGTCTCTCCTTGCTGGAAATAATCCATCAGACAACATCAG GCAGTACATATTTCCACCCCAGAGCAAAGAGAGCAAGGAGCTCTCTGAACACCAGACCACCGGGATTAACATGTATGTCACCGGGGAGAGGACCATATTTCTGGATACACAG CCCATCATGAGCCCCTCTGTTCTAGACAAAATAATCCGCCAAGAGAAAAAGATTCCCCCTGAATATAGCACAGCTGAAAATTGTGTTGAGATGCAG TCCTTGCACCAAGCAGCCTTCCTCATGTCAGTGTGTCACATCATTCTAGTGGTTCAAGACTGGTTCACAGATATCAACCTCATCAG ATTTCTGCAGACAGCTGAGATGCTGAAACCTTCCACTCCTTCCTCTAGTCATGATAGTTCATCAGGATCGGAAGAGACCAATGACTATTATCCAAGAGTGG tTTTTGTGCAGAATAAATGCACCAGAGACCACTTCAGCAGAGAAACACACAAGGCCATGCTTTCGACTTTCTCAAAAATGTTGGATACATCTAAATTAAAGCTCAAAG GAGAAGTATCAATGGCCAGGGGAAACTTGGTGTCAGGGTTACCAAAGCATcaccaatcagatgtcaacttGTATTTGTTTCCAAATATGGAAAACAAGAAAGACTCACAAG ACACCATTCTGACCCTGCTGCCAGAGTACAGGGGATACCCCAGCGTGACTACATTAGTGAATGGCCTGAGGAAACAAGTGTACTCCATGCCCAAAGACACTCTGACCCACACAACACTCTCAGAGAAAAACTG gTTTCATTATGCAGCCAGAACCTGGGAGGCTGTAAAAAAATCACAGTTAATGGCAGAATACAACAGACTACTACACTGA
- the LOC128186791 gene encoding uncharacterized protein LOC128186791, with amino-acid sequence MKRERSDSREHESEYKRRRIEASTNECQWYEVLLELHMKSSQLPSFASFRHGWKEHMNDWYRLTGAINKSDDRRELPTIPQPTHTIEWLARTNFKHRPLRRHDIPQPRKHKVPKRHVQTDDLNKSFYVY; translated from the exons ATGAAACGAGAGCGATCGGACAGTCGAGAGCATGAAAGCGAGTATAAGAGG CGCCGTATAGAGGCCTCTACAAATGAGTGTCAGTGGTATGAGGTCTTGCTGGAGCTTCACATGAAGTCTAGC CAACTGCCATCATTTGCTTCATTCCGTCACGGATGGAAAGAGCATATGAATGACTGG TACCGCCTGACTGGTGCCATCAACAAATCAGATGATCGGCGGGAGTTGCCCACCATCCCGCAACCCACTCACACG ATCGAATGGCTGGCTCGTACAAACTTCAAGCACCGCCCTCTCCGCCGTCATGACATCCCTCAACCCAGGAAGCACAAAGTCCCTAAGAGACACGTGCAGACTGATGACCTAAATAAGTCCTTCTACGTCTACTGA
- the LOC128188116 gene encoding CST complex subunit STN1-like, translated as MIFPRESLTWDCYCICYEMDVEEMEVDGLENHSLRNDKIPKTLCGLDFCFHVFNKMYIDDIIALEQCDVIPGMYWYKRHPIYKVDIMGVVVKRQENVCCFIYAVDDGTGVITCCCWKSRLHDQSSEDIETTLQRCRNLPEVLRKKMSGVLMSEAKKKEGYSLGDLVHIRGKIKIFRGEREVVASYHNKLEDPNMEIVRMSELPILYRTLYDMDTLPKKVLEELSEMSGQKKGICHGEIVPELKKILVTFIEDQQPEEISVEHVSKIPGVTVLLKEMKTSEEKNTQIQSALDVLEGEGRVFTKQKNHVYGVINPGCSMERLIMDILKRDCVKEKFQNEGCHNLHIVDEVRKSPDYSAITNSCVLTCLNNLEYQSDVIRTSFTKYFLCKI; from the exons ATGATTTTTCCCCGCGAAAGTTTGACATGGGATTGTTATTGTATTTGTTATGAGATGGATGTTGAAGAAATGGAAGTGGATGGATTGGAAAATCACAGTttaagaaatgataaaattcCCAAAACGTTATGTGGACTAGATTTTTGTTTccatgttttcaataaaatgtatatcGATGACATTATCGCTCTGGAACAGTGTGATGTTATACCAG GAATGTACTGGTATAAAAGGCATCCAATTTACAAAGTTGACATAATGGGAGTGGTGGTGAAAAGGCAAGAAAATGTTTGTTGTTTCATCTATGCAG TGGATGATGGAACAGGTGTCATCACATGTTGTTGTTGGAAAAGCAGATTACATGACCAAAGCTCAGAGg ATATAGAAACTACTCTCCAAAGATGTCGAAATCTACCAGAAGTGCTAAGAAAGAAGATGTCAGGTGTTTTGATGTCAGAGGCCAAGAAGAAGGAGGGATATAGTTTAGGGGACTTAGTTCACATCAGAGGCAAAATCAAGATCTTTCGAGGGGAGCGGGAAGTAGTGGCATCATACCATA ATAAACTTGAAGATCCCAATATGGAAATAGTTAGAATGTCAGAACTACCCATCTTGTATAGAACTCTCTATGACATGGATACATTACCCAAGAAAGTATTAGAAGAGCTATCAGAAATGTCTGGTCAAAAGAAAGGAATATGTCATGGCGAG ATTGTTCCTGaactgaagaaaattttggtaacTTTTATTGAAGATCAACAACCAGAGGAGATTAGTGTTGAGCATGTTAGTAAAATTCCAGGGGTTACTGTTCTCCTGAAAGAG ATGAAAACATCGGAGGAAAAGAATACCCAGATACAGAGCGCCCTGGATGTCTTAGAGGGAGAAGGGCGTGTGTTTACTAAACAGAAGAACCACGTATACGGG GTGATAAACCCTGGATGTTCCATGGAAAGACTCATCATGGATATTTTGAAGAGAGATTGTGTTAAAGAGAAAT TTCAGAATGAGGGCTGTCATAACTTGCATATCGTGGACGAAGTTCGGAAATCCCCTGACTACAGTGCTATCACAAACTCGTGTGTCCTGACTTGTCTGAATAACCTGGAATACCAAAGTGATGTTATAAGAACCTCATTTActaaatatttcctttgtaaaatataa